The window CCCTCGGCGCTCGAGACGGCGAACCTCGGCCTGCGCGGCATCGACGCCGACTCGGGCGAATCCCTCGACCGCGCGCGCGTCGCGGGGGTGAGCCAGCAGAAGATGGCTCGCGCGCGCGTGCGATCCGCGTACGCGGATCAGGAACGCCAGATCTCGGGAATCGCGGGGGACTACTTCGCGATCAACGGCTATTCGCTGGAGGCGGGAAGGACCTTCTCCGCGCACGATCTCGATTCCGCGGCCCCGGTCGCGATCCTCGGCAAGGAGGCCGCGAGCGTCTTCTTCCCGACCGGCGACGTCGTCGGCCAGCAGATCCGCGTCGGCGACACGCCCGTGACGGTGATCGGGCTCCTCCAGGAAAAGGTCTTCCGCTTCCGCGAAGGACAGGGGAACGTGTTCGCGTGGCGCAACCGCATCATCGCGCTGCCGGCGAGCCTGGTGGCGCGGCGGATGCAGGGGGACGCCTACCAGCGGCTCGACCGCGTCACGTTCCGCCTCCCCGAGATCAAGGCCCTTTCGGGATTCTCGAAGCAGCTCGACGTCCTGCTCACCGCGAACCACCGCCTCCAGCGCGACTTCCGTCTCGACGACGTCGCCGCCCGGATGCGGAAGATGGAGAGTCAGGGGGACATCTACAACATGATCTTCATGCTGTCCGGAGTGCTGGCGCTCCTCGGCGGCGGCATGGTCAACGTCAACATCCAGATGGCGACCCTGAAGGAACGCGTCCGGGAAGTGGGCGTGAAGATGGCGATCGGCGCGGGAGGCCGCGAGATCTTCAAGGAATTCATGACCGAGGCGCTGCTGCTGACGGGCGCGGGAGGCCTCGTCGGACTCGCTCTCGGAATCGCCTTCTCGAAGGTCA is drawn from Thermoanaerobaculia bacterium and contains these coding sequences:
- a CDS encoding ABC transporter permease gives rise to the protein MSAAQGAFRERVRSAWTEMRENPGRSTLQALGVMLGVASVLGGFSIADSQRRRAEELFVKIGGLDKLNVQPAAAVKDGTTPSALETANLGLRGIDADSGESLDRARVAGVSQQKMARARVRSAYADQERQISGIAGDYFAINGYSLEAGRTFSAHDLDSAAPVAILGKEAASVFFPTGDVVGQQIRVGDTPVTVIGLLQEKVFRFREGQGNVFAWRNRIIALPASLVARRMQGDAYQRLDRVTFRLPEIKALSGFSKQLDVLLTANHRLQRDFRLDDVAARMRKMESQGDIYNMIFMLSGVLALLGGGMVNVNIQMATLKERVREVGVKMAIGAGGREIFKEFMTEALLLTGAGGLVGLALGIAFSKVITASIGIPLHMEAASFAWAYVLAALFGFVFALYPAVKASRLSPMEALRYE